The Candidatus Binatia bacterium nucleotide sequence AGACCACTGACGAGTTGTCGGCACACATCCGCGAAGCCATTGCCGCGGGTGCACGCGGTACACCCACGGTTCTCATCAACGGAAAGCGTCATGCCGGCGGCTTCGGTCCCGAGGAACTCGCCTGCCTGGAACAAGCAGCGAACCGTGCGAGCACACCGTCAAACTCCAGCAGAAGAACGCGGCGACGGCGGCCATGGTACACTTTCACAGGTCCCCTCCTGCCGCGCTGGGACGCGTAGGACCGGAGAACCACCATGCCAGAAAACTCACACCACGAAACATACGAAGGCCCTTGGTGGCGGTATCCCCTATTGCGCAACGCGCTCCTCGCTGCAGTCGTTGCCGCAACTGGTTTCGCGCTCGCGCATGTCGGCGTCATCACTGAAGTCGTCGAGCGCTTCTTCTACTTCACCGCCATCCCGATCGGCGGCTACCACTGGGCTCGTGAGGCAATCGAGGACTTCTTTCGTGAGCACACGGTCGGCATCGATATCTTGATGCTCGCCGCCACGTTCGGCTCCGGCGTACTCGGCCTTTGGGACGAAGCCGCAGCACTGGTGATTCTCTACGGATCGGCCGAGGGCTTGGAAGAGTACACCTACGCTCGAACCCGCTCGGCCATCCGCGCACTACTCGATCTAGCCCCTAAGGAAGCTCACGTCCTGCGTGAGGGCAAAGAGGTGACCATCCTCGCCGCGCAGCTCGGGCCGGGTGATCGCTTTCTCGTTCGACCCGGCGAATCCGTCCCGACTGACGGCGTCATTCGAGTAGGCACCTCTTCCGTCGATGAGTCCCCCATCACCGGTGAGTCCATTCCGGTGGACAAGAGGCCTGGCATGAAGGTATTCGCCGCGACGCTCAACCATCAGGGCGCGCTCGAAGTCGAGGCGACGGCGACGTTCGCAGACAACACCCTCAGTAAGATCATCCACCTGGTCGAGACTGCACAGGAGCAAAAGGGTCGCGCTCAACAGTGGATCGAGCGCTTCGGTGAACGCTACAGCCCGGTTGTCCTGCTAGCCTCACTGCTCTTCATCATCGTTCCCTGGTTGCTCGGCCTTCCGATCGCTATTTGGGCGGAGCGCGGGGTGGTTCTCCTCGTCGCTGCCGCCCCCTGCGCCCTCGTGATGTCCACTCCGGTCGCCATGGCCGCAGGGATCACGGCCGCCGGCCGACGCGGCATTCTAATCAAAGGCGGAGCCCACCTCGAACACCTCGGCAACGTGCGCGCGATTGCTTTCGACAAGACGGGCACGCTCACCTACGGCCGGCCGGCGGTTGTCGACGTCATCCCGCTCGTGGGTACTGCCGATGATCTTCTCTCGCTCGCCGCCGGCGTCGAGCACTGGTCCGAGCATCCTCTTGCACGATCCATTGTGAACCATGCCGAAACGCGCGCTATCGCTCCGATGCGCACCGAGCAGTTCCAGGCCCTCACCGGTGCGGGCGCCCGGGCTCTGGCCGGAACAACCTGGTATGTGGGAAGTCCTGCATTATTCGAGTCCCTCGGCGTCTCGCTCGACACCATTGCAGAAGAGGTCGGCCGTCTCGAAGCGCGGGGCAAGACCGTAGTGCTCACCGGTAACCAACATGAGATCCGCGGG carries:
- a CDS encoding cation-translocating P-type ATPase codes for the protein MRNALLAAVVAATGFALAHVGVITEVVERFFYFTAIPIGGYHWAREAIEDFFREHTVGIDILMLAATFGSGVLGLWDEAAALVILYGSAEGLEEYTYARTRSAIRALLDLAPKEAHVLREGKEVTILAAQLGPGDRFLVRPGESVPTDGVIRVGTSSVDESPITGESIPVDKRPGMKVFAATLNHQGALEVEATATFADNTLSKIIHLVETAQEQKGRAQQWIERFGERYSPVVLLASLLFIIVPWLLGLPIAIWAERGVVLLVAAAPCALVMSTPVAMAAGITAAGRRGILIKGGAHLEHLGNVRAIAFDKTGTLTYGRPAVVDVIPLVGTADDLLSLAAGVEHWSEHPLARSIVNHAETRAIAPMRTEQFQALTGAGARALAGTTWYVGSPALFESLGVSLDTIAEEVGRLEARGKTVVLTGNQHEIRGLIALQDSVRPEAAPLIAALQAAGIQTAMLSGDNERTARAVAAACGIDEVHAGLAPEEKVRLVHTLVARHRTVLMIGDGVNDAPALAAATCGVAMGVAGTDAAIEAADIALMADDLSKLQEALALARRTQQISRQNIAFSLILLAVLIPAALLGVMTIAVAVIAHEVSELLAVANGLRVPSVRSVPSA